In the Pseudochaenichthys georgianus chromosome 1, fPseGeo1.2, whole genome shotgun sequence genome, one interval contains:
- the slc2a15b gene encoding solute carrier family 2 member 15b codes for MADEIFRESDGKQGTHLTKSLLAVAFLASFGSSMLYGFNLAVVNSPAQYIKNFYNETLTESYNWIPDERHLTILYSVTVSIFAIGGMTGALLVGKLVTKFGRKGTLVRATVLVFIGGALMGFSRSCRMPAMVILGRFITGVHSGICLSVVPMYLGEIAPKSLRGFLGLVPSIHICLGVFIAQVLGLHELLGKEEYWPLLLSLIVFPTMIQLMLLPWFPESPRYLLIEKGNIHATIEALKWYRPKGNIQAEVDEMQEEQRSLSSIHTISVWGLLRDRCVRWQVITIMVLNIGMQLSGIDAIWFYTNDIFRDAGIPDLNIQYVTVGTGAIEVISGMLGCFTIERVGRRPLIIGGFLFMGICCAGITLSVLFQAQVAYMRYISVGCVVGIIAGFCIGPAGVPFLITAELFKQSHRPAAYTVAGVLNWMSNFTIGFVFPFLEMTMGPYCYLIFCTICLGVALYTIFVIPETKNKTFMEISQMFADKNNILEEELTSNGYLKMAEMNGYGTHS; via the exons CATCTCACAAAGTCTCTGCTGGCGGTGGCTTTCCTGGCCTCGTTCGGCAGCTCCATGCTCTATGGCTTCAACTTGGCGGTCGTCAACTCACCAGCACAG TACATCAAAAACTTCTACAATGAGACGCTGACAGAAAGTTACAACTGGATTCCCGATGAGAGGCACCTCACCATCCTGTACTCCGTCACCGTGTCCATCTTCGCTATCGGTGGGATGACGGGGGCCCTGCTGGTGGGCAAACTCGTAACCAAATTTGGAAG GAAAGGGACGCTGGTGAGAGCGACTGTGCTGGTGTTTATAGGAGGAGCTCTTATGGGCTTCAGCAGAAGCTGCCGGATGCCTGCGATGGTCATTTTGGGACGATTCATCACAGGAGTACACTCAG GTATTTGCCTAAGTGTGGTGCCGATGTACCTCGGTGAGATTGCCCCCAAGAGCCTGCGAGGCTTCCTGGGCCTCGTTCCCAGCATCCACATCTGTCTGGGAGTCTTCATCGCTCAGGTCCTGGGACTCCATGAACTGCTGGGAAAG GAAGAGTACTGGCCTCTGCTCCTGTCCCTCATAGTGTTCCCCACCATGATCCAACTGATGCTGTTGCCATGGTTTCCAGAGAGTCCACGATACCTGTTGATAGAGAAGGGAAATATTCATGCCACCATAGAAG CTCTGAAGTGGTACCGCCCTAAAGGAAACATCCAGGCGGAGGTGGATGAGATGCAGGAGGAGCAGCGCTCTCTGTCCTCGATCCACACCATCTCCGTTTGGGGCCTGCTCAGGGACCGCTGTGTTCGCTGGCAGGTCATCACCATCATGGTGCTGAACATCGGCATGCAGCTGTCTGGCATCGATGCG ATTTGGTTCTATACAAATGACATATTTAGGGACGCAGGAATCCCTGATCTTAATATTCAGTACGTGACTGTGGGAACTGGTGCCATTGAGGTCATCTCTGGGATGCTGGGG TGTTTCACGATCGAGCGTGTGGGCAGAAGGCCTCTCATCATTGGCGGCTTCCTCTTCATGGGTATCTGCTGTGCTGGGATCACATTGTCTGTCCTCTTCCAG gcaCAGGTGGCCTATATGCGCTACATCAGTGTCGGCTGTGTTGTGGGGATCATCGCTGGCTTCTGCATAGGTCCAG CTGGTGTGCCCTTCCTGATCACTGCAGAGCTTTTTAAGCAGTCTCACCGACCGGCTGCCTACACGGTGGCTGGTGTCCTCAACTGGATGTCCAACTTCACCATCGGCTTCGTCTTCCCCTTCCTAGAG ATGACTATGGGCCCTTACTGTTACCTGATTTTCTGTACCATCTGCTTGGGAGTGGCCCTCTACACCATCTTCGTTATTCCTGAGACCAAGAACAAAACTTTTATGGAGATCAGCCAGATGTTTGCCGACAAGAACAACATCCTGGAAGAAGAGCTGACCTCCAATGGGTATCTCAAAATGGCTGAGATGAACGGCTACGGAACGCACAGCTAA